The genomic region AGCCGTAGGGGCGAACCTTGTGTTCGCCCGCAGTATTCTCCAGTAGTCATCTCCAGTGGCCTGCCACAGGACTTTGACGACGCCCTACCCCCTTGGGGCATATGGGGCAAGCTTGCCGCGAAGTGGCAGATGGACTCAAGCAGCGCACGAAGACAGCGCCCTCATACAGCCTGGGGTTAGCGAGGAGGCGTTCCCGGCGCTTGAGCCCGCCGTGCAGGGAGCAAGTTGCACTGGCCCCTGGCCCCGGCGGCAGGGAGCGAGCGATCTCAGTCTCGCAGTGAACACGTCCGACGGCCCTGCAGCCATCGGCAACTCCTGAGGGTCGGGTTTCTCAAGCCCTACAATGCCTCAGAGCTGCCGCGATATCCACATCCCAAGAGTGGGGTACCGCAAGGTCCGGTGGCTTTTGACACCACTCCGCGCCCCCGATATAATCGTTGGGTTGAGCTACTGAGGAGGACCGCACCCGTGTATGCTGTCATAGAGAGCGGCTCGAAGCAGTACCGGGTCGAACCAGGAATGGTCGTGGAGGTGGATCGCCTCTCGGCAAACCCAGGTGAAGAAGTCGTGTTCGACCGCGTGCTTTTGGCTAGCGACGGCCGTGACGTCTCCATAGGCACCCCGGTGGTGGACGGCGCTCGCGTCACTGGCGAGGTAGTGGGACAGCACCGCAGCCGCAAGATCGTGGTTTTCAAGTACAAGCCGAAGCAGCGCTACCGGGTCAGAGGCAGCCAGAGACGGGCCGTTACCCGGGTGCGCATCACTGGAGTATCAGTCTAGCCTCCCTGGAACATGGGGTTCGTACCCTGCAGGGCAACACGAATAACCGGAACGATGTCGTAAGGCAGACCCCATGTTGGCCCTCCTGGTGGGGAGAGGTGTCTGCCCTTACGGGCTGTCTTAAGGTCAGAGGGAGATGAGGCATGGCCCACAAGAAAGGTGGCGGGAGCAGCCGCAATGGCCGCGACACAGCCGGCAAGCGGCTAGGAGTGAAGCTCTTCGGCGGCCAGCTGGCTCGGCCGGGAGCGATCATAGTGCGCCAGCGAGGCACCCGGTTCCACCCCGGCCGTAACGTCGGAATGGGGCGGGACTACACGCTGTTCGCGCTGGTGGAAGGCGCCGTTCAGTTTGAGCAGAAGGGCTCGCGTCAGTACGTGAGCGTGGTGGCTCCGGATTCGGTGGTTGCGGCATGAAGGAAGGCATTCATCCCAAGTACTACAAGAACGCGCAGGTGATCTGTGCCTGCGGCAACACCTGGACCACGGGCTCGACCAAAGAGGTGATCCGCACCGATGTGTGCTCTCAGTGCCATCCCTTCTACACCGGAGAGCAGCGTATCGTGGACACCGCAGGCCAGGTGGACCGTTTCATGCGTCGCCTGGAGCGGAGCCGTGGAGAGGAGGCCGAGGGACAGCAGGAGCAGGCGGCCGAGTGAACCTCGCTCCGAGCGCAATTGTCCACGCCTGACCATGAGCGACCGTCGGCCTCGATCATGTGATACTGCCCAGCCCGCCAACTACGGCGGGCAGGCTGTTATTGAGGGGGTGATGATGCGTAACCGCGAGCGGATGGCGATCGCGGTCCGTCGCCCCGATGGCGGTATCGAGATCCGCACCGAACCTATGGGTGCCGCCTACCGATCCCGCTGGGCTTCCTGGCCTTTCGTCCGTGGCCTCTTCACTCTGTGGGACTCGCTGGTCATCGGCATGCGGGCCCTCATGTTCTCGGCCGACGTGGCTGCGGGGGAAGAGGTGGAGCTGGGCGGGCCGCTCATGTGGGGTACTATGGGGGTGTCGCTGGCCCTGGGCCTTGGGCTGTTCTTCGCCCTGCCTGCCCTTGTCACCTCTTTGATCGAGAGCCTAGTGCCTGCCGCCTGGGCAACCAACCTGGCCGAAGGCCTCGTCCGCCTACTTCTCTTTCTGGGATACCTGGTTGCGATTTCCCGCATCGAGGACATCGAGCGCGTGTTTGCCTACCATGGGGCAGAGCACAAGGTGATCAATGCCTACGAGGCGGGAGAACCGCTCGAGACCAACGCTGTCCGTCGCCACAGCGTAACCCACGCCCGCTGCGGCACCGCCTTCCTGCTTATAGTGGTTATGGTTTCAGTACTGGTGTTCGGGTTCCTCGGCCGCCCACCACTTCCCCTTCTTCTGGCGAGCCGGCTCGTTCTGATTCCAGTGATCGTGTCCGTTTCTTACGAGCTAGTGCGTGTGGCCTCCCGCCACCGCGATAACCTGTTGGCGCGCCTGCTGGTGAGCCCTTCGCTCCGCCTGCAGGCCCTCACCACACGACCGCCCTCGGATGACATGATCGAGGTCGCGCTGGCGGCACTTCGGCAAGTCCTCGACTCGGCACCCGAGACACCGCCCGCACCATCGTCAGCAGAAGCGCCAGCCACCACCGCCTAGCCAGCTCGAGCGCTCCCACCCCCGTCGAGTGCTCCCTCATCCGAGGCCGTCGCTCCCCGCTCATCTGCTTCCTCGACCTCGCGCCGTCCCAAACCCTTGACGAGGGCGTATTCCAGGCTGTCCGCCAGCGCGATCCAGGAAGCCTCGATGATGTTCGCCGAGCTGCCCACCGTAGTCCATTTGCGGTATCCGTCGGTGGAGTCAATCAGGACCCGCGTGACTGCCGCAGTGCCGCTGGCCTCGTTCAGTATGCGTACCTTGAAGTCAGTCAGGTGCACGCTCGCCAACTGGGGATAGAGGGGCACGAGTGCCTTGCGTGTAGCCTGGTCCAGCGCGTTCACCGGCCCCTCTCCCTCGGCCGCGGTCAGGAAGGTATCCCCGTTCACCTGCAACTTGACGGTGGCCTCCGCTAGCAACCCTCTGCCCCGGCGCCTTTCCACCAGCACCATGAAGTCAACCAACTCGAAGGGCGGACGGTATCCGTCCAGGGCTCGAAGCATCATGAGCTCGACCGAGCCCTCTGCCCCCTCGAAGGCAAAACCCCGCGACTCAAGGCCCTTGATCCGCTCCAGGATCGCTCGCAACGCCTCCTCGTCCAGATGTCCGGCCAGCCCAAACTCCTGAGCCTTGCGCAGGATGTTGCTGCGACCGGACAGCTCCGACACCAGGATCCGCTTGTGGTTGCCCACCAGCTCCGGATCCACATGCTGGAAGCTGCGCTCCGTCTTCATCATGGCGTCAACATGCATGCCGCCCTTGTGGGCGAAAGCGCTGGTTCCGACATATGGCATGGTCGGGCTGGGGGCCATGTTGGCCAGCTCGGCCACGTACCGCGACAGGTCTGTGAGGTGGGCCAAAGATTCCGGCGATACTGCCTGGCGGCCCATCTTGAGCTGCAGGCTCGGAATGATGGTGCACAGGTTGGCATTGCCGCAGCGCTCGCCGTAGCCGTTGATCGTCCCCTGCAGGTGGGTGGCACCTGCCTCCACCGCTGCCAGCGTGTTGGCAACCGCCAGATCGCCGTCGTTGTGGCAGTGGATGCCGATGGGCAGGTCGGTCGTCTGCCGCACCCTCTTGGTGATCTCCGACACCTCCGCTACCAACGAACCACCATTGGTATCGCATAGCACCAGGGTGGAGGCGCCACCTCGCACAGCCGCCTGGAGCGTCTCCAGAGCGTACTCCGGATTAGCCTTGTATCCATCAAAGAAGTGCTCGGCATCAAAGATCACCTCGCGGCCATGGGAGCGCAACAGGGCCACGCTCTGCTCGATCATCCGCAGGTTGTTATCCAGGGTGGTGCGAAGCACCTCGAACACGTGCAAGTCCCAGCTCTTGCCGAAGATCGCCACGGCTGGCGTCTCCGCTTCCAGAAGCATGCGGAGGTTGGCATCGTCCTCAGCCGCCACGCTCGCCCTGCAGGTGCTGCCGAACGCGGTGAGGACCGCATTCTCCAGGTGGAGGTGGCGGGCCGCCTGAAAGAACTCGACGTCCTTAGGGTTCGATCCTGGCCACCCACCCTCGATGTAGTGCACCCCGAACCGGTCTAGCCGGCGAGCCACCTTGATCTTGTCGTCCAGCGAGAACGAAATGCCTTCCTGCTGGGCGCCATCCCTCAGAGTAGTGTCGTAGAGGATGATCCGATCCATGCCCACCTCACCAGCCGCGTGCTAATCCTACTCCCAAAGTGGCGTGAGCCACCCATGCCTGTCTGGAACCCGCCCCTGCACGATCTCGAAGAAGGCCGACTGAAGGGCCTCGGTTATCGGCCCGCGCTCTCCACTGCCCACGCTGATCTTGTCCACCGAGCGAATCGGAGTGATCTCCGCTGCCGTGCCGGAGAAGAACAGCTCGTCGGCCAGGTAAAGCATCTCGCGGGTGAGAACAGACTCCTGCAGGTCGTAGCCTAGGTCGCGGGCAAGAACCATGACACAGTCGCGGGTTATCCCTCCCAGCACCGAGTTGGACAGCGGCGGAGTGTAGATTCGCCCCTTCTTCACCAGGAACAGGTTCTCGCCACTACCCTCGGATACGTACCCGTTTGTGTCGAGCACGATGGCCTCGGCGTAGCCATTCTCCAGCGCCTCCATCTTGATCAGCTGGGAGTTGGCATAGTTGGCCGCCGACTTGGCGAGAGTGGGAAAGGTGTTGGGAGCCGCTCGGTGCCAAGACGAGACGCAGACGTGAATGCCCTTCTCGATGGCATCCGCCCCCAGATAGGCGCCCCATTCCCAGGTGGCGATGGCCACCTGCATGGCACAGCCTCTCGGGTCCACCCCCATTTCACGGTACTCGCGCATGGCCAGCGGACGAATGTAGCAGCCCCTGTGGCCGTTCGCCCGCACCGTGTCCTTCACCGCCTGCCGCAACTCCTCCAGGCTGTAGCGGATGGGCATGCGGTAGATCTTGGCCGAGTCCAGCAGGCGCTGCAGGTGCTCGTCCAGCCGGAAGCCGGCCGGGCCTTCCGGCAAGGGGTAGGCACGCATCCCCTCGAACACCGCCGAACCGTAGTGCAACGCGTGAGTCAAGACGTGCACCTTGGCCTCG from Anaerolineae bacterium harbors:
- a CDS encoding branched-chain amino acid transaminase, with protein sequence MPIPEAKYIWFDGELVPWAEAKVHVLTHALHYGSAVFEGMRAYPLPEGPAGFRLDEHLQRLLDSAKIYRMPIRYSLEELRQAVKDTVRANGHRGCYIRPLAMREYREMGVDPRGCAMQVAIATWEWGAYLGADAIEKGIHVCVSSWHRAAPNTFPTLAKSAANYANSQLIKMEALENGYAEAIVLDTNGYVSEGSGENLFLVKKGRIYTPPLSNSVLGGITRDCVMVLARDLGYDLQESVLTREMLYLADELFFSGTAAEITPIRSVDKISVGSGERGPITEALQSAFFEIVQGRVPDRHGWLTPLWE
- a CDS encoding DUF1385 domain-containing protein, with translation MSDRRPRSCDTAQPANYGGQAVIEGVMMRNRERMAIAVRRPDGGIEIRTEPMGAAYRSRWASWPFVRGLFTLWDSLVIGMRALMFSADVAAGEEVELGGPLMWGTMGVSLALGLGLFFALPALVTSLIESLVPAAWATNLAEGLVRLLLFLGYLVAISRIEDIERVFAYHGAEHKVINAYEAGEPLETNAVRRHSVTHARCGTAFLLIVVMVSVLVFGFLGRPPLPLLLASRLVLIPVIVSVSYELVRVASRHRDNLLARLLVSPSLRLQALTTRPPSDDMIEVALAALRQVLDSAPETPPAPSSAEAPATTA
- the rpmE gene encoding 50S ribosomal protein L31, giving the protein MKEGIHPKYYKNAQVICACGNTWTTGSTKEVIRTDVCSQCHPFYTGEQRIVDTAGQVDRFMRRLERSRGEEAEGQQEQAAE
- the rplU gene encoding 50S ribosomal protein L21, yielding MYAVIESGSKQYRVEPGMVVEVDRLSANPGEEVVFDRVLLASDGRDVSIGTPVVDGARVTGEVVGQHRSRKIVVFKYKPKQRYRVRGSQRRAVTRVRITGVSV
- the rpmA gene encoding 50S ribosomal protein L27; the encoded protein is MAHKKGGGSSRNGRDTAGKRLGVKLFGGQLARPGAIIVRQRGTRFHPGRNVGMGRDYTLFALVEGAVQFEQKGSRQYVSVVAPDSVVAA
- a CDS encoding citramalate synthase, whose translation is MDRIILYDTTLRDGAQQEGISFSLDDKIKVARRLDRFGVHYIEGGWPGSNPKDVEFFQAARHLHLENAVLTAFGSTCRASVAAEDDANLRMLLEAETPAVAIFGKSWDLHVFEVLRTTLDNNLRMIEQSVALLRSHGREVIFDAEHFFDGYKANPEYALETLQAAVRGGASTLVLCDTNGGSLVAEVSEITKRVRQTTDLPIGIHCHNDGDLAVANTLAAVEAGATHLQGTINGYGERCGNANLCTIIPSLQLKMGRQAVSPESLAHLTDLSRYVAELANMAPSPTMPYVGTSAFAHKGGMHVDAMMKTERSFQHVDPELVGNHKRILVSELSGRSNILRKAQEFGLAGHLDEEALRAILERIKGLESRGFAFEGAEGSVELMMLRALDGYRPPFELVDFMVLVERRRGRGLLAEATVKLQVNGDTFLTAAEGEGPVNALDQATRKALVPLYPQLASVHLTDFKVRILNEASGTAAVTRVLIDSTDGYRKWTTVGSSANIIEASWIALADSLEYALVKGLGRREVEEADERGATASDEGALDGGGSARAG